A segment of the Lycium barbarum isolate Lr01 chromosome 7, ASM1917538v2, whole genome shotgun sequence genome:
TTGGGTAAATTCAGCCCATTAACGAAGTTGAACGGGTCCACTAAAGGATGGACTGCCATCGGCCCAACAGTCAGTAAATTATCCAATGAAACCTGATAGTTGTACATTTATGCAAGTGTACTCTTCGGCCACTATTTATCAAATATGATCGAAATATACACTACCTATTTTCGGGGCTGCATATGTTGTGTACAGGTATGTGTATTATATGTATgggtatatatagtatattttgTACAATGTATACATATTTTCTAGACTAGATGACTGAATGGTATTTGGGCGTAATTTCCCCTACATATTATGCTGAATCTTCTGTTGTTTCCTTCCCGAAATTCATTCCCCAATCTTAATTACTCAAAATTGGAAATTTTATTCATCAACTTTACTAGCTTTAATTTACTCCCAAGATGTGTTTTAATTCAGCGACTTGGTCTTTACAGACCTGGCAATAATAATAACTAATGGTAGCCTTTCAAAATTAATTGTCACAAAATTAGCGTGAGCCTTCTTGAAGAAAAATCATAAAAGCAACCACCAAGGGTCATTGTGGTAAGATGGATAGAATTCCTCCACCCTTAAACAAAAATCTAGTATTTGAACTATCAGTATGGAAAAAATCATGATAGGGAGCCCTTTCTCCTTAAATGTGACTTATATGGCGCGGATATATTTAGTCGAGGCTCCAATGCAATTGATGGATACCAAgtgagaaaccaaaaaaaaaaagcaaaaaagacTTTCATTTATTCATGATCCGTTATACATTTAGAATACATTCTAAAATCTGTATCATAAACAATACAAAGCTAAGTCATACAAACAAATAAAATACaatccattttaaaaaaatatattcctAGGCATTTTGCAAACTATTAATTCGATGCCTCTATGTGAGGAgccaaatttaataaaatttattTTGTCAATATATGATTGAATCAACACTTGGGCATATCTGGAGGTGGAGGCAGAAGTTTTTCTTCAGAGCCTTTTCCATCTCTAACAATGAATGCCATATCCATTCCCCAGGTCAAGTGACGTTCGAAATGGCAGTGCAAAAACCACACACCTGATCAACaattaaaagataaaaaagaAAAGTCAAATTATATCACAAAGTGAAATTGGCAGTATATATATTTCGTTTAACTAAAATTTACTGATAATGTAAGAATATCAGGGAAATTAACTTAAACAGCAGCCCCGAAAAAAGAAATAGTCGACATATAtaatgtataataaatgtatattGGCTAGTGGCTGTAAATATTTTAGAGTGAAACATCAAAAGTGTAACTTCCTCTTAATTTaatgtgatggaatagaaaatatttacactatcaatatatataatttAAGTATTTCTCTCCATATCAGCAACTTGAATACGTATATGCCTTCATTTCAAATATACCAAAAGTAAAAACTGTTTTATACATATGTTCGAATCTTGTATCTCAATATAACTCCGTAAGTAATAATTTCGGTGCTTTATTTTATATGATGCGCTTTTTCCTTATTAGTCTATTATATTCCAAAAAGAATATTGAtgtctttttatattttttaccATTTAACTTTAAACCAATATTGACCTGCTTTTAGAGCAACAAATATATTATGTGTTGAAAGGCTTAAAATTACAAGTTTCTTACGAATTCTAAAATTAGTCAAACACCGCAGCATAAATTAAAACTGATTGAAGCTATAAGTAATAATGACAAGAAGTAAGATAAAAATGTATTTGATCGTACCAGGATTATTTGCTGTGAATCTGACAGCTGCCCATCCATTCCTAGGAACCGCAATAGTATTTTGCAGAGGAGGATCAACAACATTATAATTCAAAGGATCCGTCCTGTTATTAAAATTTCCAAGACCCAAACCAACCACATAAAAACTCTGTCCATGCAAATGAATAGGATGATCAAGTCCACCTAATAAATTAGTCCCTTGAAAAACAAGCTCCACCTTTGATCCATATTCAAGAACATGCACTTCAGTTCTCCTATCAGCTGTTTGAAATTCCACAGGAATTGAATCTCCTGTGAAATTGAATCTCAAAGGTGGAACACTAGGAAAATCATCTCCATAAATCCCATTAATATCCCTATAATAAGCCTCAAGTATGTCAATTCGAGGCAAAACAAAACTTATATTATTCACACTAGCAGCGAATCTATCTCCGTTGGGTCCTTGGCACGACTCATTTGCACAAGGCAACGTATTGATAGAAAAAGTAAACAACAAATTGTTCGTAACGTTCAGTGGTACGTCCAATTGATGTGTCTTGGTAGCCAAAAATCGGAATTTCCCTGTGAAACTGACCGATGCATTCGTATCAGTGTTATTAGGGAGATAATTCGGGAACGATGGTGGTTGGGTCGGGGTGTAATTTCCCCGATACTGGAGTGTAGCGGTGGTGGTCGTGTTATCGAATGTAATTCCAGGGTTGCTACTGTATGCTCGTGCAGCCATGTAATAGTGGTTATGGGGTTGATTTGCTTCAAGCAATAAGTCAATTGTTTGACCCGGGGAAATTATGATATAATTTGCTTTGAATGGCTTTAAATAGGCACCATCTGATCCTACGACTGTGAGTTGATGATTTGCAATGGAGAAGAACATTTGATTGTTCATTACAGCGTTGACCATTCGTAGCAAATATGTCTTGCCATCGTCAACTGTTAGCTTGTACGTACCTGTGGAAAAGAAAATCAAATTGTAACATTTCTATCTGAGAATGCAGAATTATAGTATTGTAATCAATATGGTAAACAAGTAACAGATTCCCGCTACAGTTGGATTATGAGAAAGTTGGTGGAGTTCGACTTCTATATAGAGACAATGCACGATATTTTTACATCATCAACTATAGATGACCTAAAACAAAATGTAACTATCGATAACAATCCCGGTTTGGTAACTCTAAAAACTGCGATAAATAACTTGTTATACTCGATTAAAATGCTTTGATAGTATAGAAATTATTCATGAGATTATAGCCATATTAAAGACTATGAGAATTTTTCCCTACACATAAGTCCATATTATACAACAGCCGAACAGAGCCTACAACAAAACATAATTCTATTCTTAAATTTTTTACAGATTTATTCAGTATAATAAGTGTATAGATGTATTATATATATTTAGTATACGCCGGTGATATCTACAATCAATCATGGCTAGGCAGATGAAATCTTTTTAGGCCAGCTCCCTAAAAATTTAAAGATCCCTTAAATAAAATGAGACGAGGTTAAAGAATGAGTTTTGAACCATTTCTTGAGCAAGGATATAAATCCCCTGGTTGACCATTTATAAGGTACGCATCTGAAATATTTGGATCTCCTCCACTTGCCACAAAATCATTAAGCACTGCTTGTACATCACTCTTCCACCATTCTCCTGCATTTCACACATCATAATGCATAATTCATCACGATGAAAATAATAAGGAAAGAAGAAAACAGATAGAATTAATTGATCTCTTAGTTTAATTAGTGAATATTGTACCTAATATGATAGGTATTTCACCATCAGGTTTAGGGAAAGGATATTGAGTTTTATTTGCAGGACGTATCACAATAGCACCATGCACGGTAGCTCGCGACCAATCGCTATGAGCATGCCACCACAATGTGCCCTCCTCATCTGAAAGCTTAATCGTTTGACTGAAATTTGTTCCCGGTCGAATCGGGCACTGAGTAATAAATTCAGGACCATCTGACCACGGATATCTTGGCTGTTTCACACCGTGCCTGCATAATTTAATTTGATTATTAATAAATTAACATCAACCTATATTTGATGAGATGATCCTACAATTTAACAGATTACACATTTTAGCTAAAGATACTTGCCAATGAATGGTTATATTTTGGCTTCCTTGGTTATAGACATCGACAACAAACGTATCCCCTGTATTGGCATAAAGAACAGGCCCTGGAAATTGGCCATCGACAGTTAAGATGTTCTTTGTGCTGCAAAGCCTAGTGTATGGAGCTTCTTTCACCTGCAACATTCATGACGAGCGATATATATGAGTTATTGCAATTACAAAGTCAAGAATATAAGTGAATAAAAAATTTTGTCACTggattcaaaatttatttgatcTATACCAAGTGCAACAGAATATAATAGGTTCAATTAAATCCACAAAATCCATCCTAAATTTACGTTTGGCGAAGAATTTGTATAAAGTCTTCGGACTTTCAGTTTGCCAAACATGCAACCAAATAGTATAAATATCATTTGAGAGACCTAATAATATAAAAAGTTATCTACATCACTAACGGTTTATATTACTTTAACCCTTTCACAAATGTAGACTATGATTTTGGGAACAAAAATATAGGATAAAATTAGCCCTGTCTCATCTAATGTTATAGCATGTGAAGTACTAAATATACAATTCAACTATTAGATTTCCCCAAACTTCAATATTTTTTCAATATAACTAAGAGTCCTTTTATATGGTGggagaaattttaatttttctttgtAAGGAgtgaagaatatatatatatatatatatatatatatatatatatatatatatatatatagctaataGCATTTACAATTTGGAAATGAAAACATGCATAAAAATGTTAGGAAGAAACTTACAACAAATCGATGACGATGAACAGAAGCTTGACTAAATAAAAGGCCAGAAAAGAAGAGAACTCCTATAAATTGAAGTatgaaaactttcattataagccTCAGTTTTTCAAGTGAACCGTCGATTTTTTCCTGAACATAAATGTTGCTTTGCTATATATGTAATTCTTCTTATTATTCTTGAATGAAATAATGACAAGAAAAGCAATgtatttataaggtgagatcgcAAGAAATGAGAATGTCGTAGCAAACATTAACACAACTAGCATCAACTTAACGTATAAACTTGATCGACTGTCAAATCTTTTTTTTGTCTGCTTTGATTTTTCAACCTTTTGAATATTACAACATGCGCTTTTTTAAGCCCAATTCTATCTAGAAAGATGCTTCTACTCTTAGATTCTTTTGTAAGTGGCTGGAAATTagaaaagtaaacacacaaaaaTTTCAATACTAAAAAGGGAAGTtcagtgcactaagctcccgctatgcgtgtGGTCCGAGAAAGGAtcggaccacaagagtctattgtacgcagccttacttgcatttctgcaagaggctgtttcaaTACTAACAACTAAATAAGAATACCACGACAATAGTCATACTTGGTTTGGATGCTGGACTTCTCTTTTACATTTATTTTCTTCCGTTGTGTACATTTGGGTCCCTGATTTTTCCCTGTTTGAAAAGATGTCCAGACGAAGCAAAAATTGTTGACCTTCGCTTTTTCTAGGGTTAAAAGATAGGAGTACTACTACAAATAAACTAAATAAAAGTTTGATTTATGTAATAACTAACTTAgggtgtgttttttttttttttttggaagaaatattttttaatttttcatgtttattcatgtattagttattccaccttctgccctgcataaaataatacatagatttcttcataacttatacatgtattaattatgcGAGTTTCTAAATTACAAATCAAATACGgtactaattttatacatgaataaatCACCTCATAACTAGCTACCAAATACATTATTACTTATCCAGGATTTGAATACAAGAATAACTTACTCCTAACCAACTACTTATTgtctaaaaaaagaaaaaattcaggaaaatattttcctttcgTACATAACACACCATTAATTTAAGCTTGCAATTGAGACGATCTCACATTTCAACATGGTAGCAGCGTAGTAAGTGGTCTTTCGAGTCTCACCGCCGCCCTTCGCCAAAAAGAATTTTCACATGCCTTTCTCATCAAATTTaaacaaatataataaaataaataaaattattttctctttaataacataagttttttaaaaaaaaaatggagagggGATTGCAATAtagggattcgaaccctcactaaCAAAGTAAAAGTTCAGTtaaccaaccaactgagctactaattCTCTAACTTAAGCTTTTAGTTGAAATAATCACATACTTCAACACTCCGTACAAATATTATGCTTTAATTACTAGAAAGTTTTAATAATTAAATATTCCGCATCATCCCTCCTTCAATAAATAGATCATcaacaaaacataagaaaagTAGCATTCTGTTATCAATAACTACTTTACTATATGGTAAATTAAGAGGACTTGCACATGCGTTGGATTTGTCTACTGGGCTAATATCGTAATCTTTGCACTTTCACCaaaattaaagaaagaaaagaaatagcATATAGTTTCCATCTTGTTGCCTAAAGGAGAAGTTTCCAAGTGGGATATAATTATTTTGTCTATGAATTGTCATCACGACGTAGCTGTTACTGTTAATTTGTAGTTTTCAAAATGGAATGGCTGCCCCGTGGTTTAAATGTGAATTAAGACTTTTCTACCAATTCAATTTTCACTTTAGCCATGTCAGTGGAAAGATCATTTACGCTAATAATATATATAGTTATGACTTTTCCAATTGTTAAAAGTCTCATAGTTTGGTAAAATCCGTTGaaattattttgttttttaactACTTTGTCAATATTCATATTTCGAATTGACAGTTCTATCCTAGTCATTTAAGGATAATTTCTGAAGCAGTGGAAGAAGATATACAGTTAGGCAATTTTCCAATAAAATGATAAGATCAACCCACACAAGCCTACTACGGGGAAGAAGATATACAGTTAGGCAATTTTCCAATAAAATGATAAGATCAACCCACACAAGCCTACTACGGGAGTTACAGTCAAGTATCTCTATAATAGGAGTGTTTGTCCAAAAATTTCATAGCTGATATAGTGAGGTGCTGTTATGTATATACACTAATATTTgatgtttagatctcatttagctgttataaacaaaagtgcacaaataataatttttctgtactttttatgtcacataaacgaaaacaatatacttgttaattttaaaatctcaattaatTTTCATATTCCTTTTAACTAAAAGTTGAAAAGACAAATAAATTACTAATAAATCTATAACTAGCTGTACCATACTGATATTGCATCTAAAATTAAGTAAGAATTTAAATATCTCAAGTTTGAAGTAAGAATCATACAGttgtaggttgtttcgtaaattgcagtctcttagtgataatataacgaTTGAATTTACGAAGCATTTTGTCCAAACTTTTAGCAAAAGGAAATTCAATAGCTTTCCATTGAAGGCTGTCTAAGAACTTAACAGTTGACTCTTAATTTTATACATTATATATTTCTTACAATTATATtataaaatgaatttgaaattatAATTTAGAAAATTGTCTATTAATAACAATCAAAACTCATTTATCCACATAAATAATAtaataagagagaagtgaaacaTAAATATACACACAAACACACGcacatacagacatacagatatACATATTTAATGCATGTAAAATCAAGATAACAATCAAACCCATTTATTTATTAATAGCAATGTCACGAAtgtttatatttttatttaacgTCAACTGTAGTTAAAAAGCAGTCCCATGCTTACTgtatattttcaaacaaagaataaagaaaacaactTAGCAAATGTGGTGGCTCGGACAAATGGCACAAAACGCGGCAACCATAATGAAATTTAGTTCTATACGTTATCCGACTCCATCACCTACCAGTCTTCTTTTTGAGTAACGTGTAGAATTAAAACTGTGTTTAAGTTGTGTATGAATGTAACTGAAAGTCATTGTGTAGtctttaaataattaaatatataAATGAAAATAGACTGAATtaagaagaaaataataaagTGGAGTGGGAGGGCTCTAACATGGGAAAGAGCAATTTTAAAAGaattaaatataaaattattGAATTAAAAACAAAATAATTAATCCCTTTTTGCCACATATTTTTACCAAAAACTCATTGGGATATTTCTTGGGGATTTTTCCCTACGAAAATCTGTAAGAAAATTCTGTTTATTCACGAATTTTTACCAAATATTTCTCGCGAACTTTTGTGTTTTTTGCAAGAAAATCTGTAGGTATTTTATATGCGGTTTTAAAATCGGatttttttcatttgaaaaatCCGCAGGAAAATAGGGTACCTGCGAATTTTCATTAATAATCCGCAAAAAAATTCTCATGTAAATCACACTTTTCTAGTAGtgaaaatattattacacaatatttgagtataactgttatagagaggtaatttaaCAAATAGTGTACCAGTATAATGAATGAGACtgctgttataggtagaatgctattatagagaagtaaaaaataacatgaaaaatcggttccggAGAAAATCAGATTGTTATAGTGAAATGCTGCTATAACGAATAAAAATTATACaaaggtttgactgtatataGTTTTCAATTACTAAATTAATCAAGTTTATATAAGGTAAGTTACTAACAAAATTTCTTGGagtttttcaaatttttaaaCAAAGACAAAGTTTTAAGATGAGGTGGACTACACCTTTTTCTTCCGCAACGAACATTTGATGCATACTTTTATTGACGAGAAGTCAATGATTAAACAGAAGAGACAAAAAGGTCAATGGAAATTATGATTTTGCAACTAACATCGTGCTAAAGATAAATTACTTGAAAGTGATAATTTAACAAATGGTTTCTACTCTGATGCACCTTGCCAATTAAGATTATTCTTCAACTCTACATCTGTTTTgaacttttttttgttgttttggtCCATTACTAATAGTGGAAAATAGCAACAGGGTCGGGTCACTATATAAGCAATGTTAATTAGCACGTTAAGTTATTAACTTGACCTATTTGTAGATcttatttatgtatttatatctatatatatattaaaagaatAAATAATTTTTGTTAAATATTGAACGACGAAAATATCTTTCaaatattgaatgatttttatgtCCTTAAAAATTTAAATTTGGCCCGGATATAATTGTAATCACCCACTATTTGTTATCTAAAATATAGGAGTTTGAAACCAACTCAAACAAAATAATACAACGCTGGATTAAATTGTTGTACTAATATTAATTTGCTAGACCGGAATTCTTATCACAATCGTGAAATACAGTTTTGGAAGGATATGAATTAGAGTTGGATAGAGATTAAGAATTCTCTTACTCTATAAGAGGGAGTTACCTAGCGCCTCTTCGTCAACATGCCTGTTTAGGCAAAACACGATTGGACAGCTTCCTCTGATATGTGGTGCCCACGTAAACACGCGTGCTTGCA
Coding sequences within it:
- the LOC132603915 gene encoding laccase-14-like, with protein sequence MKVFILQFIGVLFFSGLLFSQASVHRHRFVVKEAPYTRLCSTKNILTVDGQFPGPVLYANTGDTFVVDVYNQGSQNITIHWHGVKQPRYPWSDGPEFITQCPIRPGTNFSQTIKLSDEEGTLWWHAHSDWSRATVHGAIVIRPANKTQYPFPKPDGEIPIILGEWWKSDVQAVLNDFVASGGDPNISDAYLINGQPGDLYPCSRNGTYKLTVDDGKTYLLRMVNAVMNNQMFFSIANHQLTVVGSDGAYLKPFKANYIIISPGQTIDLLLEANQPHNHYYMAARAYSSNPGITFDNTTTTATLQYRGNYTPTQPPSFPNYLPNNTDTNASVSFTGKFRFLATKTHQLDVPLNVTNNLLFTFSINTLPCANESCQGPNGDRFAASVNNISFVLPRIDILEAYYRDINGIYGDDFPSVPPLRFNFTGDSIPVEFQTADRRTEVHVLEYGSKVELVFQGTNLLGGLDHPIHLHGQSFYVVGLGLGNFNNRTDPLNYNVVDPPLQNTIAVPRNGWAAVRFTANNPGVWFLHCHFERHLTWGMDMAFIVRDGKGSEEKLLPPPPDMPKC